From Antechinus flavipes isolate AdamAnt ecotype Samford, QLD, Australia chromosome 1, AdamAnt_v2, whole genome shotgun sequence:
cttcttctattatggattttcccttttgttcttattttcctttcccgATATACTCATGAAGAACTGAATATTTTTAAACCGTGTCTGTATAACAGAAAAAAACCCACGAATTTCAAAAAAGGAACTGGGGCTGACGACGTGACTCTTTCTCATTTAGATCCAGTTCCCGTGGGGAGTCATCGCCCTGTGATCTCATTGGTCCTCTTCATAAAGACGATctcaacacaaggttttgcaaagacgAATGTTGGAAACGATGCccgtgttttgaaaataaagtttaaaaaaaggaaaagaaaaagatcatcttggagcagatctttttgtgatggcaaggaagtggaaattgagtgaatgcccatcagttggggaatggctgaatacatcaTGGTATATGGCATATGGTACGTGAATACCTTATGGTACAAATGTTACAGTATAAAAATGGATTATTGAGGGTGGCTGATggcagaaaagcctggaaagacttacatgaactgacacgaaggaaagggagcagaaccaagagaacatcgttAAACAGTAACAAGATCAcgtgatgatcaacagtgatggaCTAGGTCTCTGCTGCTCCCTTAACTcacccccctttcccctttttgcaTCCTCTGCCCAAACCCTGTCTTCCAGGCAAACCGACCTGCTCGGCACGTATCCCTGAACCTGATGCTTTCTGCAGTCTTTGCACAGGCTCTATCCTGCCCGCTTAGAACTTACTTCCAATTCACTCCTccttttctttaagatttgcCCTAGGTACCATCTCCTATAGGAGAGCTTTCCTGATCCCAATTATCTACTGATCTGAGTAGCTGCTATTACTCCAGCAACTTCCACAGCTCCCCATTACCTCAATCTGGATCTAACCACCTTTCCGGCCTCAAACCGGTTTTCTTGTTGGTCCAGACataccccccctccccccccccccccccccccccccagcccaggCCCAAGTATCAGTCTTTGCACAGGCTATCTACCCTGCCTAGAAAACCCTTTACTTCACATGCCGTGTTCCCCCAGAAGTCTCTAGTCTCACGACTtgtgctttcttccttccctgccACATCCAACCACCTTCTTATCAATTTTCTTCAGGGTGTCCCCAAAATCTTAAAAAGTCGTAATAggttaaaactgcactaagacttttgggacccCCCGTCTCTCTGTCCATTTCCCCGATAACTTGAAAGCGGGACTCGTCGCTGCAATCTCCAACGATCCAGCAGCCCAGGGACCAGAACAGAAAAGGGACTGATGAATTCTTGATTGACGAACGTTTTAACTCCACtctccccagtagaatataagcccaGTGCGGACagagacttttgtttttgttgctgtttctcCAAATGAAGGGAAGGATGGGCCACAGGAGGAACAATATCCAAGATGTCTGGCTCCGTTCTCAAAACCAGACCCAGACTTGGGGTCACCGTGGATGGGAGCAATTATGGTTCACTCCCAAGACCGCTTTCTattcccactccccacccccacccccaaggaTTAGTCATCTAAttgaatttagaaatggaagagagtCGCCGCACTTCTCCCACTAGTTGCCAGGCTCCCGCCATTGAGTCCAGAAGGCTCCTCCACCAGGCTCCCACTTTTCCCAGGGGTTGTCGAGGCTGGGGGTCGTCCGTTGGTCCCAGCCGCTCACCACAGGACACTCTGCCAGCCTGGGCACGGGTGGATGCATAGGTTTTGCCAGGATGAGCTGCTGAATGGGCTGCTGGATAGACTGGGCCACGGGCCACTGCACAGACGGGGGTACGGGCAGTTGCATGGGCTGGGACATGGGTTGCAGCACGGACTGCTGGATGGGCTGGTGCAGGGGCTGCTGGAGGGGCTCCATCATGGGCTGCTGGAGGGGCTCCATCATGGGCTGCTGGATGGGCTGCAGTATGAGCTGCTGAATGGGCTGATGCATGGGCTGCTGGAGAGACTGGATCATGGACTGCTGCATGAGCTGCTGGATGGGCTGAGGGACAGACTGGTTGATGGCCCCCAGCATGGGCTGCCACATGTGCTGACCTATGGGCTCTGGTATGAGCTGGTGCACGAACGGCCCCATGCTCTCTGGCCTGGATGGTTGTCTGGATTCTGATACGGACTGCTGGGAGGGCTCCAGCACGAACGGCTGGGAGGGCTCCAACATGGGCTGCTGGGAGGGCTCCAACATGGGCTGCTGGGAGGGCTCCAACATGGGCTGCTGGGAGGGCTCCAGCACGAACTGCTGGGACGGCTCCGGCATGGGCTGCAGGACGAGCTCCGGCATGGGCAGCTGGGTGAGCTCCGGCACGGGCGGCTGGGAGGGCTCCAACACGGGCTGCTGGGCGGGCTCCGGCATGGGTTGTTGCATGGGCTCCATTATGGGCCGCTGGGCGGGCTCCGGCATGGGTTGTTGCATGGGCTCCATTATGGGCCGCTGGGCGGGCTCCGGCACGGGCTGCTGGACGGGCTCCACGGTGGGCTTCGCCATGACCTGTAGAGTGGGCTCCCGGATGATCTGTCGCCTCGGTTGCTGCCCCACAGGTTTTGGTGCCGCGTGTGCCACGGTCCCAGTGGGCCCTTTATCCCCATGGGTAACCCCTGCACTGTCCCCCACGGTGTCTGCTGCAACCACCTGGGGGCACACGGAGGAGAGAAGGTCAAAGAGGGGAGGGCGTCATGGTAACCCTAGACAGCCACTGGCCAGCAGTCCTACAGGGGAGAATCATTCGGGAACCCAGGAATTCTAAGCTCCAGTCCAATGCCCTTCCTGCTAACCCTCCTGTTTGTCTGAGCTCCAGAAAATGCTGCAAagtaaaggaaggagaagggccGGGGGCCGGGAGCCCCCTCCTCATACCTATGAACTGGGGCTGATCGAAGGGAGCTGGGTCAAGCCAAGGCACGAGGAGATGAGAACCCAGGCCGGGCTACTGCCCCTGGCCCACAAGGCCCGCGTCTCAAGTTACCTCCTCCTGGTCCCAGATCCTCAAATCCTACTGCTCTGCGTGGGAGTCACTTTGGGGGAGCCCAAGAGTTGGGGGTCAGGGTCAGGAGAAGGAAAGGCTAAGAGCAGGCTAGAGAACCAGCGGTCAAGGAGAGGAAGCGGGCTCTCGGCGCAGCGGGAGACCCGGCCAAGAGAGGCGGCCTGCAGAGCAGAACGCACCGGGGAGCCCGGAGCCCAGCACTCACGTCAAAATAGGAGGGAACGTCCTGGGGGGCCCGGGGCTTGCGGCCATAAAGtaactggaagggacttttccTCTTGTTCTTAGTCACGGCCGTCCTCAGGGAGAAAAGGGCCCTGTCCAACACCTGGTCCCACTTCTCAAGCTCCCCCTTCACCAGGTTCCACAGGGCCCTGAAAGCAAGCAGGGGCTCTTAGTTAGGGCCCCAGGAACGGACCCCTCCCCCACCACATCTCACAGTAGCCAGGGCCATGACCAGGGCTACGGGAACGGACCCCTCCCCCACCACATCctcaattttttaaagcatttcaagTCAGGATACCTTCGGCTCAGTAatattcccctcccctcccccacttttacagataaagaaactgaggcctccGAGGGGAGTTCTGGGCTTCTTGTCCCAGCCAGTGGAGGGCAGGATTAGGATTTCAGCTGCAGCCTTCTGGTCCCCAGTCCAGGGCTCTATGGCCCGCCGCTGCAGGTCCCCTGAGTCCATCCCGCCCCTCGGGCGCCACACCCTGAAGCTCAGCCCCGGCCATGACGTTGCCACCATTTTCCCAGATTCTTTTTCTCCACCCCAGCCCCCCTCACCACGAGGGGGCCCGGGTTCCAGCCCGCTCCACCACTCGGGACTGGGCTCCCCCCAGAGCTGGTAAGGACCCTATTCCTCGCCCCTCCCCGGCTTCTCTGTGGGCAGCAGGTCCGGGGAGACCGGAGACCGGGGCCGGCCAGTCCTCACCTCCTGATGGAGCTGGCGGTCAGGGACAAGATGCTATTGATCTTCGGCTGGAACGCCGACACGATGATGTCCAGCTTGCCAAGGGGCACCCCCAGGCCCTGGAGCTGGCGATGGAGACTCCGGTTCACCTGCAGGGGACGGGGGTCGCTGAAGAGGAGCCTCGAGGGCCGTGCAACGAGGGATGGCGGATCGCGGGGGAGGGTGTGGGGAGAAAGTGGAGGGCTTTCTGGGGCAGGAAGCTGACCCGAGAGGCTGCCAGGGGCACTGCGGGGAACCCTGTGGCTTTCAGAAGATAAGGACAGAaggggggaggcaggaggagctCCGCCCTAGCCCCCTTCCTCAGCCCAGCCCCCCTTCCTCAGCCCGGCCCCCCTTCCTCAGCCAGGTCCCCCTTCCTCAGCCCGGCCCCCCTCCCTCAGCCCGGCCCTTCTGTTCCGGAGCAGGGAGGGGGCAGTACTCCAATCCTAGAAGGGGTGGGGTTCCAGTTCTAGAGTGGAAGGGGGAGGGCGCAGCCTGTTCTGAGGGAGGGGGCGGACGGCTGGCCCACCTGGCTCACAAATGGAACTCGCAGCGTGGTGACCAGGAGCTGGGGACGTCCAAACCGGAGCAGGAAGGGGATCAGGGCGCTGGCCACTTCCACGGGGTTTTGTTCCTTTAACGGCGCGGCTTCCACCCAGCGGGAGTAAGCGTCCACGGACAAAAGGATGAAGCGGAAGCCGTTGGCAGTCTCCATCAGGGGCCCCACCAGGCCCAGGCCCACCTGCTCGAAAGCCTGAGTGACCTGGGGGAAGAGTCAGGAGAGCGGTATAAAAGGGCCTGAGAGTCCCGGCCCAGACGGGGCGAGGAAGGGCACGTGGCCGACAGTGGCTCCCACCCACCTTCCCCGGGCCGAGCCCTCCAAAGCCCTCCTTGGAGCCGGGGAGCAGGTGTCCGGGCCCACGCAGCCCGGGGGCAGAGCCCATCGTCGGCCACTGGCTCATCGAGCCCCGGAACCGAGACCCGAGTTCAAGtgcagactcagacacttacgaGCTGTGCGATGTTTAACTAAGGTGGGAATCGTGACAGACCCCCCGGAGTCGCTGAGGAGACAGTATTGGTCGCGTGCCCGGCCCCGCTCGCCtctcctccccctgcccccctACTCACCGCTTCCACTTGGAGCACGGGCAGCGGGTCCCGAGTGCGCTGGCTCTTGCTGCTGACCCCCTGTGGAGAAGAGGACCCTCCATCTGCCCATCGTCCCAGACCCTCGGGGCAGGGTCCCCCGGGGCAAGACACCCAGCCCCCGGCTCTGCCTCTCCTTTGGAGAACGGGCAAGGGGTCTGGCCGAGGGTCCGCAGAGCACGACCGTCGCGCTCAGGTTCTGTCCCTGAGAccaaggttctctctctctctctctgggggGAGTCTGGGACCCGCCAGCTGGAAGCCCACTGTGGCAGGGAGCCGCCCACCCCCGTGGCCCCGCCCCACACATGGCCCCGCCCCGTGGCCCAGCCCAACGGCTCCCTGGGACCCTCACCTGGATGGGCAGGGATTTCTCCGCACTGGGCTTCTGGCGGCAGCTACACTGCTTGACCTGTGGCGAGAGGGGGGAGACCGTGGGGGTTGCCACGCTGGGACCGCCTGGGATCCCGAGCAGCCGGACCCGCTGGGAGGCCTTAGCaggcagaaaggaaggggaagagccTCCAAGGGAACGCCCTGAGGTCCCCTCTCCCTCAGCTCCCTGAGACGGGCCCAAGGAGGAAGCCCCCATCCCCGCCACGTGTGGAGGGAGGGACAAGCCCCCTCCCCAGACCCCAGTGACGCCGAGTTTGACCAAGTCTCTtctcctgaacctcagttttcccttctgtaaaaaaTTGTTTGCACGAACCCCAAGAAGTCAAAAAGGACCCCATTTACACCAAACACCAGGACTGCCCTTGGGCCCCGAAGCCTAGAAACAAAGTCAGGCGCCCGTGGTCCGGGGGAGGCCGAGCAAATCACAAACGGTAACGGGCAAACACGCGAGAAGAATCGGGGGCGGACTTATGGGAGGGAAGGCAGGAGAAGCAGAAGCTGTACTTGCAGTGACTACAACAGAGGGGagtaagcatgtattaagtgcctactgtgtgctgggcatTGTGGTAATCAGCCCTTTTAACAAATATGATCTCGTTCAACTTTCGCAGCCCTGGGAAACGAGGGAGTCCGCGGAGCAGGGAGCGACGGCCGAGGGATAACGAGGACCGAGCGCGGGCCCAGCGGGGAGGAGGACCCGCCTGGATTGTGTTCCTGTCCCCGGCCCAAGGGAAAGCTCCTGGCCAAGAGGCTCTCCCGGCAGAGACGCGGGCCACACAGAGGCAGAAAGCCAGAGAATGAGTGAACGCCCCCCATTCtacagaggagtaaactgaggccgGATAGATGAAGTTCTATGGGAAGACAAGCCGGAGGGCGCGTAGGAGTCCATCGGGGTCTCTCCTTTCTGGGAGCcgccccccaccccgcccccatcCTCGACTGACCCACTTGGTGACATCTCGGTCAAGGCTGGGCCAGTAGTAGTCGAAGGAGACCTTCTTCCTGGTTTCCTGCAGGGAGCAATGCAGGCCCGAGGAGGTGACGTGGGCCTGCTTCACCAGCTCCAGGCGGTCCTTCCGGTCCAGCACCACCAGGGACTTCTTGCCCAGACGCACGAACATCAGATTGTGGTCTGCAGACAAGACTCTGGTTACTGCAAGAGACTGACCCGGGCCCTGCTCCCCTGGGGGGGAAACCTCCCAAAACGGGTGAGCCGGACCCTCCCCAGGGGGAAACCTCCCAAAACGGGTGACCTGGACCCTCCCCGGGGGGAAACCTCCCCCAAAGGGTGACCTGGACCCTCGCTGGGGGGAAACCTCCCAAAACGGGTGAGCCGGACCCTCCCCGGGGGGAAACCTCCCAAAATGGGTGACCCGGACCCTCCCCGGGGGGAAACCTCCCCCAAAGGGTGACCTGGACCCTCCCCGGGGGGGGGGGAACCTCCCAAAACGGGTGACCCGGACCCGCCCTGGGGGGGGAGATTTTCCCCCCCAAAAAGGGTGACCCGGATCCTCCCCGGAGGGGAACTTCCCCCAAAGGGTGACCCAGACCCTCCCCGGGGGGAAACCTCCCCCAAAGGGTGACCCGGACCCTCCCTGGGGGGAAACCTCCCCCAAAGGGTGACCTGGACCCTCCCCGGGGGGAAACCTCCCCCAAAGGGTGACCCGGATCCTCCCCGGAGGGGAACTTCCCCCAAAGGGTAACCCAGACCCTCCCCAGGGGGGGGGAAACCTCCCAAAAAGGGTGACTCGGACCCTCCTGGGAGGGAGTTCTCCCCAAGGGGACAATTCCAGACTCTTCCGTGGGGAGGGAGAGCCCAGGGTGAGGGGGGAGGCAGCCAGGGTGACCTCCCCCATCCATCCAGACAAAGGGGAGCATAATGGCTCCACCCCAAACGTGCTGGAAAGAATCCTGGATAAGAGAACTGTAGAAACATGTTCAcccatattggatttaatgtatattttaacatgttcaacatatacTGGACTagctgccatccaggggaggggaaaCTAGGAACACGAGGCTCTGCAAATTGTCCGTCcgtgctttgaaaataaaaagcttcaataaaagagaaagaaagctggCTTTGGAAGCGGTGGGTCAGAGTTCAAGCCCAGCCCCCGCCCGACGTCACTTTGGACAAGGCCATTAGCGGGGCCTGACTCTGCTTTCCTTATGGGCAGACCCACTAACTTCCACAAAAAGTCCCTTCTCCCTCTAAATCTCCGGGTCGTTCACGGAGTCCTGCAGCTCCTGCCCCTGGAGCCCTCAGTTCAACGGGAAACCAGCCCCAGGAATCGCATAAAATCGTTAGGTTGGGGAGAGTGCTTCTGataaagatactggggtggttttccaattccttcttcggcccattttacagatgagaacactgaggcaaacggggtgaGGTGACCTGCCTAGGCTCACAGGGCTCTGATGGAACAGAGCAGGCTTTCTGATTCCCAGTGCAGGGCTCTGCGCAGtatggcgccccctagctgccatcagccaggagggagaggaagggggagttCCAGCCTCTGTTACCCCTGGACATGTGATTTCACCTCCCCCCTCATAGAGTCAAGGGCTCCCCCTTCAGAGAGGGATGTAGGCAGATGTTTTATTTAACTTAATATTATTTATCaatattaatatatcattaaTTAGACATTACTTATTAACGTGTAatattaatttaacttaatttaataaGCACCCGTGGAGCATCTGAGCGGTAGACCAGAAAGCCAGACTGGAGAGCAactggggggggaagggaggttcAGAGTTTTCCTGAGGGTTTgtggtggggagggaagagacgAAGGAAGAAGGCTCCGGCACCCAGGGAACAGGTAAGGATTGGGGGCActgagaggagggggaagggagggaagccTGGAACAAGGCTGGGCCAGCTCCTGAGGGAGGATCTAGAAGGGAGGGAAGCCCGGAACGGGGCTGGGCCAGCTCCTGGGGCTGTTAGAACCTAGGGCTGGTTTGGAGCCAGGGAGCCCTGGATGCAAATCCTGCCTCCTCCTGCACTCTGACCTTAACCGAGTCCCTTTAccacctctctgagcctcagtttcccgaTGGGGAAATGCCTGCTGTGAGGCTTCCAGTGAGAAGCCGAAGAATCTGGTTTATTCTTAATCTTGCTCCAGAACGGAGGGAGGCGGGAGAGGAGGGGGCGCCGGTCTCCCTCCGGCGGGGCCTTGGGGGGCCCGAGGGTCCGGCCTCGGCCAGGAGACTATACGAGGATGGGGGGGCCGGCATTCCCACAGGCCTTTTCCCAGCACATGTTACCTGGATCCATGTTCACTGGTGGCCGGAGGCTGTTATTGTGCCTGCCCGCAGACAGGGAGACCAAGCCCAGTGTCCTCCCTCTCTTGGCCTGTGGCCTCCGAGGAAGGCCCGGAACACAGGACCCCAAAGTGGGTGGAGAGGGATTGTCTCCCATAGGCCCCATTCTCAGCCCGGGGGaggtggtggggagggggagatccTGAGGCTGATttggaagggaaggggggggaagaaTGGAACTGAAGGGATTCTAACTACAGGGAGAAAGACTTccaagaggagaaaatgagggggAGGCAAGGGGGCGGGAGGAGGGGGAGGTGGGAAGGAGCCAGGAGGGCAGGTGGGTGAAGGGGGAAGAGCCGGACCAGGGGCCGGTTCCTCTTCAGCTTTCTGGATCACAGAAGTGGAACAACTGAAGGGGATGAAGGCAAAGGGGCTTCTGGGGGATTTCACCTCCCACCGAGTCTATCCCAACAGCCCATCCCACTGCCGCCGGACTCAAAGCCGTCTTTGTAAAGGGCAGATCTGCTGTTTCAGTatcagtgtgtatgtgtgagagagtgGTGCGTGAAAGTGTGAGCGTGTGTGAGCGGGTGTGagcatgtgtgagtgtgtgtgagcgGGTGAGTGGGTCTGTCTCACACTCCCTCTCACTCACTCTCCCCCCTCCATCCCAACACTCCAGAATGAAACAGCGAACGCATCGTCTCCCTCCCGGCCATCACAGAACCGCGAGTGGGAGAAGCCCCCGCTGCCATCCCCCAGGGGAGCTACAACTTTCTCGCGTTGGCCGCTGGGAGCCCTGGGGGGACTAGGGGGCTCCTCAGAAAAATGAAGGCAGTTGTGGGCTGGCTGGGGCCCTTGGGGGGGGTTTGGGGGCAGCTGCGGGGACTCTCAAACCGCTCCCGGCGCCAGAAGCCCCGCTCTGCCCCCTATCGCGCGCGAAGGGGGCCCACGGCCCCAGGCCCGCCGCGTCCATTCCcgggacgggggggggggggcgcgcgCAATAATTTGTGCAGGAAACTCCGGGGAGAACGCTCTGGGACGAGCGGGGGAAGGGCGCCGCAAAGCGGGCCCGGCTGTGGTCGGGGAGCGCGGGCCGCCGGGGAGCGCGGGCCGCCGGGGAGCGCGGGCCGCCGGGGAGCGCGGGCCGCCGGGGAGCGCGGGCCGCCGGGGAGCGCGGGCCGCCGGGGAGCGCGGGCCGCCGGGGAGCGCGGGCCGCCGGGGAGCGCGGGCCGCCGGGGAGCGCGGGCCGCCGGGGAGCGCGGGCCGCCGGGGAGCGC
This genomic window contains:
- the LOC127548697 gene encoding uncharacterized protein LOC127548697, with the translated sequence MDSGDLQRRAIEPWTGDQKAAAEILILPSTGWDKKALWNLVKGELEKWDQVLDRALFSLRTAVTKNKRKSPFQLLYGRKPRAPQDVPSYFDVVAADTVGDSAGVTHGDKGPTGTVAHAAPKPVGQQPRRQIIREPTLQVMAKPTVEPVQQPVPEPAQRPIMEPMQQPMPEPAQRPIMEPMQQPMPEPAQQPVLEPSQPPVPELTQLPMPELVLQPMPEPSQQFVLEPSQQPMLEPSQQPMLEPSQQPMLEPSQPFVLEPSQQSVSESRQPSRPESMGPFVHQLIPEPIGQHMWQPMLGAINQSVPQPIQQLMQQSMIQSLQQPMHQPIQQLILQPIQQPMMEPLQQPMMEPLQQPLHQPIQQSVLQPMSQPMQLPVPPSVQWPVAQSIQQPIQQLILAKPMHPPVPRLAECPVVSGWDQRTTPSLDNPWEKWEPGGGAFWTQWREPGN
- the LOC127545670 gene encoding uncharacterized protein LOC127545670 isoform X2 — its product is MAASPVYVEHVKIYIKSNMGEHVSTVLLSRILSSTFGVEPLCSPLSGWMGEVTLAASPLTLGSPSPRKSLELSPWGELPPRRVRVTLFGRFPPPWGGSGLPFGGSSPPGRIRVTLWGRFPPGEGPGHPLGEVSPQGGSGSPFGGGFPPGRVWVTLWGKFPSGEDPGHPFWGGKSPPPGRVRVTRFGRFPPPRGGSRSPFGGGFPPGRVRVTHFGRFPPGEGPAHPFWEVSPPGEQGPGQSLAVTRVLSADHNLMFVRLGKKSLVVLDRKDRLELVKQAHVTSSGLHCSLQETRKKVSFDYYWPSLDRDVTKWVKQCSCRQKPSAEKSLPIQGVSSKSQRTRDPLPVLQVEAVTQAFEQVGLGLVGPLMETANGFRFILLSVDAYSRWVEAAPLKEQNPVEVASALIPFLLRFGRPQLLVTTLRVPFVSQVNRSLHRQLQGLGVPLGKLDIIVSAFQPKINSILSLTASSIRR
- the LOC127545670 gene encoding uncharacterized protein LOC127545670 isoform X3 — translated: MGASSLGPSQGAEGEGTSGRSLGGSSPSFLPAKASQRVRLLGIPGGPSVATPTVSPLSPQVKQCSCRQKPSAEKSLPIQGVSSKSQRTRDPLPVLQVEAVTQAFEQVGLGLVGPLMETANGFRFILLSVDAYSRWVEAAPLKEQNPVEVASALIPFLLRFGRPQLLVTTLRVPFVSQVNRSLHRQLQGLGVPLGKLDIIVSAFQPKINSILSLTASSIRR
- the LOC127545670 gene encoding uncharacterized protein LOC127545670 isoform X1, which translates into the protein MAASPVYVEHVKIYIKSNMGEHVSTVLLSRILSSTFGVEPLCSPLSGWMGEVTLAASPLTLGSPSPRKSLELSPWGELPPRRVRVTLFGRFPPPWGGSGLPFGGSSPPGRIRVTLWGRFPPGEGPGHPLGEVSPQGGSGSPFGGGFPPGRVWVTLWGKFPSGEDPGHPFWGGKSPPPGRVRVTRFGRFPPPRGGSRSPFGGGFPPGRVRVTHFGRFPPGEGPAHPFWEVSPQRGSRSPFGGGFPPGRVQVTRFGRFPPGEGPAHPFWEVSPPGEQGPGQSLAVTRVLSADHNLMFVRLGKKSLVVLDRKDRLELVKQAHVTSSGLHCSLQETRKKVSFDYYWPSLDRDVTKWVKQCSCRQKPSAEKSLPIQGVSSKSQRTRDPLPVLQVEAVTQAFEQVGLGLVGPLMETANGFRFILLSVDAYSRWVEAAPLKEQNPVEVASALIPFLLRFGRPQLLVTTLRVPFVSQVNRSLHRQLQGLGVPLGKLDIIVSAFQPKINSILSLTASSIRR